The region agttcattaatattatctTCAACGGAATGGCAAAATGCATTCCCAATTATAACCCCCAATACGATCAGGGCCACCTCCGTTATATTACGAAATAACACCATTTTTcctaatttttaatatacatatgatCTTTATCTTTTTACTTCCATATCAATTCAGCTAAAACACAAAACAATAATTtcaaaaacataaaatatatcgaaaattatatgtgaAAATAAGGTACACACATTAAAAAGTAATAGAGCTTtgcattattaattttatttttttaagaataatttaataataataatattatatcatgCATACATTGTTATTTATAAGGTTTTATTAAGAATAAGGTACACATGTACATATAACTGTAATATAaccttttattattatataaaataataatatttatatatgtgtgtattttttttattatatcatttatgttttaaaacaatacttaaattattactattgttctttattttttttctttttaaaataatgtagCTACGTTTTTTATTCAATACACCGAAACAATTGtgtgttttatattatttcacTAGTGCatttacttattttataatatatataatttttttttcgacaCCATATATGTAAGTATGCCTTCAAAAGTGTGAGCGtcgataataaaaaatccaAATTATGAGGAAAactaataattatttttacacagtagttttcaattttttcctTAACAATTCAGATACGTTATTATAACTTATGTGTAATTTGAATAgctcttttttaaataatctaTCATTTATCACAATAGTATTTCTTCAAATGACATATTCCGTGTTCAATAATTGTGCACAATATGCTAATTTTAATTGATGTGTTGCATTGAAAATCTCATTAAGgaacaaatttatttattattcttatGTAACCTTTTTAtctaattatttttttttttgtttatcatctaacaataatatacatgcaCATTTAAAATCATACCATTTCCTCCAATTGTAACATAACTATAgtagtatatatacaaatgatttaattatacaattattcttataaaaaaatacatatttgcCGATTTAATCATTTTTTcccataaaattttattcatatatactttttttctgttttgaaatacacatttatatttattatgctattttttcaagaaaatataaggcattatatacatgtaaGTTTTTTGACAAtttcaatataaaaaatttatatatttttattattatatttataaaattttattctaAAACCTAAAACTTATACCACAAAAAATCGTtctaagaaaaataatatataattcagGTTATTTCACGTTTTTTGAAGTAGTTATAAACTGTATCTTTGAAACTtctttattacatttttggTAAATTGATACTAATACTCATCGTTATATAATTACTTACACAATACGGCATATTAGATtgattgaaaaaaaatatacttcTAAAACAACAATTTAATCCATGTATATGTTCCTTTCCTATTACTTTtcctaatttttttattacttggTTTGTGTGGCTAAACGTCTTCGTATTCTTTACAATGCTAGATTAATAATTATcgtgataatattttaatacatCACTATATGTTGTATTCatcaatattttaaagataTTATTTCCCCATGCtgtgcatataaataattttaataaaaatcgtATTACACCATAAagattaataatataaaagtatatttcataaaaaattaaaaaaagactACACTTATACTTTTTACATAACCCTTATAAAAGCATTTGACAACGTATTTTTCTACTTAAtccttataaaaaaattttgcaAGCCATGTAAAAACGTGGTGTACTcataaatagtaatatttGTTAGCTAATTATacttaatttatttttgtttatttgtACGTTTGACAAAagaaatatgaaataaaagatcatataattttatatacttcGCACACAAAACAGTAAATAATTACCTAGATATTgtcaatttatttttaataaggaatattataattaacaacataggaaatatataaaacaatataatgCCACTGTGTAAGCATCGAATTgacattataataatagtaaattTAGGAttagtataaaaattaaagtagtaaatataattaagtAAATCTACATTATATATCCGAATCATTTTGCTCTAAATTATCACACACACTCGAAgccatttatataaataatacctCAAAATTATTCGCCCCACAAAGTAAAATACTGTATATCTTAAGtattgataaaatataaaattaattaatttacgatctaaattgtatatttcttttatacaattcttttataatttattgaaaatagTTACTTTTAATGTTTTTGTCTTGTATGTACATTTATACACCATATAAGCAGTAATAGtgcaattaaaaaatatatttaaaaatggacaaattatataagaCAAAATTACATATAATGTAATGCTATGcattaataatgaatatccACGTTTCGAACAATGTAAAAGTATTCTGaatattaaaacatatGTATTTGCTTTTTACTTACACATAAATTATGGTTGGTGTTGTTGTTGTTGTTGTTGCTGTTGCTGCTGGTCTGGCGCagaatttatataaatataatacaataTACCTATAATTGCTGTTAACAATAAAGTGCTGTCGGGTCCCAGACGTTGCAAAACTAAATAAAAGGCTATAATAGCAGGAACCAAATAGTAGTAGTTAGCCTTTAACACACCGACAATGTTTTTGAATTGTGTCTTTACATTATTTGTAAGTGCGTCAGGACTTTGATATTCAGAATAATGTCCATTATATGATGTTTCGCCGCTTGTCCAAGTACTATAACTATTTCTAGTTCCCTCCCTTTCTtgatattcatttttactGAAATGGTACACATTTGAATTCGGACTCGAAATGGTTGGTATATATTCGACTAAACACCTTGCATTTCGCACtgcattttcatttattccTTCATTCTGAAAacaacataataaaaatttacattaattaattaaacaCGCACCACATACACacaaaatatgcatacacaTTTATTACAGTATTATgctaatataaataagttaTAAATGCATGCTCTCTATATAATTACACATTTGTATGTATTTcgttatattattacatgGTCATTGgagtaaaaaaaagcaaGAACGATAAGTGTAATTCCAACAATTTTCGATATTAGTTTTAATGAAGcgctgttttttttatgggATTTATTCGAAATTTGTGAATGCTTAGCagtatccatttttttgtaaattatatattttttatttttaataaaatatttcagaATTTTTTAGAGGAATTATTATATCCCCAAAAATCATACTTTATACTAAAATACGTAACCTTTTGTTGATTAATAAATTCGAAACAAAACATAATTGTTAAAACTGCATTGTATAAAatctttaataatataaaaaatatattgtgcaatgttttaaatttaatactTTTCTAATTTGATTTTCTAAAACCATCTAGATCATTTATTTCTCATAGATGCACAcatatgtttaaaaaattctaatcgtcataataaaaataataaaacattgtACACACTATGAAATACACAAATCCATTTCAAAGCAAccaatttttaattcatttataaattatatccCACttacatttaaattatttttatgcacACCTAATTCAAAATTAGCTATCAATACAATTATTTGatgacaattttttttttatttcataatttatatgttaaattagtcattcattaaaaaaaaatatttgtacacatctatcaaaaataagataaaataaaaaaactaaaaatgtttattgGCCATCATactatgtatttatatttttcaaatggAAATTTTTATCCTTATCAAagttttttgaaaattgtatgcatattatatcaaatatttttggatgtaattaaaatttatatcccattaataataaataattaaaatatgcaaatatCATCCCTCCAAgctatatacatatgtacaTCTAATTATTGATGGTTTGAGTTCAATCAGTGTAAAGTTTCACTGTTTTTATTGTGCACATACctaatgaaatataatttttataatataatatataaatagagcttattattattatttttcttcttcaataatattttacaaaattccATTAAAATCACATTGATATTTATGTGCATAATATagcacatttttaattgattcattttttattttataaagagAAATTCATTTGCAGTTATGCATCCTTTGGTGTACGTGCGATGAAAATATACTtgtagtaaaaaaattaatatcagaaaattattaaaaaaaattatgtaaatatgtGACTACCCTGCATGATaacacaaatataaaatatttaatatgtattaaatgaattttCCTCGTgtaaaaaagtgaaaaacttctattaaaaaaattatttatgattAAATATAGTTTCAAATCATTTTtccattaatatataaattatttatcatGACCTTTATGCAACCTGGtgtaataaacaaaatgaatattgTGACATACATCTTAAATTGATCAAAGAAAGTAATAGTATtctttacaaaaatatatgtaatatatatattttattcctataccaattttcaaattatatttttttaattattaaaattaatgattTTTCGTCATTccaaaaaaggaaattgcataatttatatgatattttCTATTAGTGTCTATTTCAGGataaacataattattcgattatattataatttttaattttgctTAGAATGTAGGTAATAGCacttattttcattaataaaaCGGTGTTTAAATGTGCCTTTAAATTTGTAACACAAATAACTAaatcaattttttaaagcaaTATGCCCAGTTGCTACtacttaatatatatgcataaatttatatctatTGCTCAAATGATTGCCtacttaataaaaattatgttattCTATTTCGTGATCCTTACAAAAATCTAAATAATTGTATTTCTAAATGACACATTTATATGCAtcgattttttatatcccTTTACGCTTTATGatgcatttattttttttattttggaCAATCAGATGAATCATAAACACTTCGTAAGACATTCTTATCTTTTATACATCTGCGAATGCAATGAAAAATGGTGCTAATACCgccataaataataatccaCATCTTTTGTTTTGCCCTTTTTTACcttattcatataaaataaataatgatcgAAAAGCCATTAATTTTCACTTATATATTACtaattgtatttttgtatgtaattatatttatttttcgaaatttcattatagtgtaaaaaattttaatattgaattatgtttatatataatattaagtTCATAAAACCcaaatcaaatatattgttttatatgacaataaaataacatattaaaaaagttaaaaaaattctatgctttttttaatttcgcatatatttatattttatttattttacgaattataatacaaaaaaagttaatatacaatataGTATATAGGTATCGATATACTATGCTATAAATGCAATTACACAAACATGtgcaaatttaaatatattataattttatatccatattttgTTGATATTGTTCTTTAAGAAAATACTCCACGTTTAAAACTGCCATATCTTCTTGCATTCTTGAAATATTAGTGTTCCTATTTTCATCTAAAGTCTGAACAATTTTCCTTATATAATCATAATCAttgattaaatatttttgttgttCATTTGATAAATCATTGAAATGGTGTTTAGCAGCCACTTTCACATTATCCATAAATGCATTAAACCTTTTCAAAGGAATGTCGGTTTCATTAgtgttttcttttaattttccttttatatttactttatttattcctaATGGCTCGGTATATTCTGTGCTAGTACTTGGCTTTTCGCCGTCAGGTTGCTCatattctttttgtttattagagtataaaaaatcaagATTTCGAGTCCAATTATATCTTTCTCTATTGGACGATCTATACATACAATAAAGTACCCCAAGAATACTTGCCACAATCCCTGATGACAATAAAGCAATTGCaacttttttcttctttctttttttttctacagCACTATCAACGTTTTTTAATGTGCTGACACTTTGTTCTGAATAATCAATTGAGCCTAaataatcattttcatcttcACAAAAACAAgggttaaaaaaaaatgtagtaATATATAACGCATAAAATACGAAAAAAACATTGAGAGCGTTCATTTTATACActttcatatatttgttatttGCCTAACTAGtacaaacaaattaaattactataaaaatcaaattgttgtgcacaattttttatcattattattgttaatattatattttctttttatgtgccaccaaaaaattattaaacatAAGTGATCATTTTTGAAtcacaataataaatgtgatattatgaataataCATTCAGTCAATCACActctttaaaatattcattaatataaaatgcgCATGTAAAATATT is a window of Plasmodium vinckei vinckei genome assembly, chromosome: PVVCY_14 DNA encoding:
- a CDS encoding early transcribed membrane protein, encoding MNALNVFFVFYALYITTFFFNPCFCEDENDYLGSIDYSEQSVSTLKNVDSAVEKKRKKKKVAIALLSSGIVASILGVLYCMYRSSNRERYNWTRNLDFLYSNKQKEYEQPDGEKPSTSTEYTEPLGINKVNIKGKLKENTNETDIPLKRFNAFMDNVKVAAKHHFNDLSNEQQKYLINDYDYIRKIVQTLDENRNTNISRMQEDMAVLNVEYFLKEQYQQNMDIKL